A stretch of Caenibius tardaugens NBRC 16725 DNA encodes these proteins:
- a CDS encoding DUF1476 domain-containing protein — translation MTDFNDRERAEEAKFAMDEETAFRVAARRNRLLGQWAAAKMGLTAEETDAYAKSVVQADFEEAGDEDVIRKLLGDLTGAGIDIDEAAVRTALEEKSVEARRQLMS, via the coding sequence ATGACTGACTTCAATGACCGCGAACGCGCAGAAGAAGCCAAGTTCGCGATGGATGAAGAAACCGCATTCCGCGTTGCGGCCCGCCGCAATCGCCTGCTCGGCCAGTGGGCCGCAGCCAAGATGGGCCTGACCGCGGAAGAAACCGATGCCTATGCCAAGTCGGTTGTGCAGGCCGATTTCGAGGAAGCGGGCGACGAAGACGTCATTCGCAAGCTGCTGGGCGATCTCACCGGGGCCGGCATCGACATCGACGAAGCTGCCGTGCGCACCGCATTGGAAGAAAAGTCGGTCGAAGCCCGTCGCCAGTTGATGAGCTAA
- the rimP gene encoding ribosome maturation protein RimP, giving the protein MADIARITEVVEPEAKALGFELVRVKMLGSEAGDEPALQIMAEDPATGQLVIEQCAELSRRVSDVIDALEEQGEMLIDGAYRLEVSSPGIDRPLTREKDFAAWAGHEVKIGLVEKLDGRRDLRGDLVGIVDGIVTIEDRKSGQVAVPFAQIHSAKLVLTDRLIAATRPLDVSGADEILEEEEG; this is encoded by the coding sequence ATGGCGGATATCGCGCGCATTACTGAAGTGGTGGAACCCGAAGCCAAGGCTCTCGGTTTCGAACTCGTGCGCGTAAAGATGCTGGGGTCCGAGGCCGGGGATGAGCCCGCCTTGCAGATCATGGCGGAAGATCCGGCCACCGGGCAATTGGTAATCGAACAGTGTGCCGAATTGTCGCGCCGCGTTTCGGATGTGATAGATGCGCTGGAAGAACAGGGCGAAATGCTGATCGACGGGGCCTATCGGCTGGAAGTCAGCTCACCGGGAATCGATCGTCCGCTCACCCGCGAGAAGGATTTCGCGGCCTGGGCAGGGCACGAGGTGAAAATCGGTCTGGTCGAAAAGCTCGACGGGCGCCGCGATCTGCGCGGCGATCTTGTTGGCATTGTGGACGGGATCGTGACGATCGAGGATCGCAAGAGCGGGCAGGTTGCTGTCCCGTTTGCACAAATTCATTCGGCGAAGCTGGTCCTGACCGACCGCCTGATCGCCGCGACCCGCCCGCTCGATGTCAGTGGTGCGGACGAAATTCTCGAAGAAGAGGAAGGCTGA
- the nusA gene encoding transcription termination factor NusA, whose protein sequence is MASAISANKAELLAIANSVASEKMIDKSIVIEAMEEAIQKSARNRYGAENDIRAKLDPQTGDLRLWRVVEVVEEVEDYFKQVDLKQAEKLQKDAKIGDFIVDPLPPVDLGRIDAQSAKQVIFQKVRDAERERQYEEFKDRSGEVVTGVIKSVEFGHVIVNLGRAEGVIRRDQQIPREAARVGERVRALIMKVERNNRGPQIFLSRAHPEFMKKLFAQEVPEIYDGIIEIKAAARDPGSRAKIGVISHDSSIDPVGACVGMKGSRVQAVVQELQGEKIDIIPWSEDTATFVVNALQPATVSRVVIDEEESRIEVVVPDDQLSLAIGRRGQNVRLASSLTNAAIDIMTEAEASEKRQKEFAERSKMFEEELDVDETLSQLLVAEGFAELEEVAYVGMDELAGIEGFDEELAEELQSRAQEALERREEAAREERRGLGVEDALADMPHLTEAMLVTLGKAGIKTLDDLADLATDELIAKKREAPRRRDNAPVRRARTDDKGGVLATYGLTEEQGNEIIMAARAHWFEDEPANEEAADAESSQ, encoded by the coding sequence ATGGCCAGTGCGATTTCCGCCAACAAGGCAGAACTGCTCGCGATTGCGAACTCCGTTGCCAGCGAGAAGATGATCGACAAGTCGATCGTTATCGAGGCGATGGAAGAGGCGATCCAGAAATCGGCGCGCAACCGCTATGGCGCGGAAAACGACATTCGCGCAAAGCTCGACCCGCAAACCGGTGATCTGCGTCTGTGGCGCGTTGTCGAAGTGGTTGAGGAAGTCGAGGACTACTTCAAGCAGGTCGATCTCAAGCAGGCTGAAAAGCTGCAGAAGGATGCCAAGATCGGCGACTTTATCGTCGATCCGCTGCCACCGGTCGATCTGGGTCGTATCGACGCGCAGTCGGCCAAGCAGGTGATCTTCCAGAAGGTCCGCGACGCGGAGCGTGAGCGTCAGTACGAAGAGTTCAAGGATCGTTCGGGCGAAGTCGTCACGGGTGTGATCAAGTCGGTCGAGTTCGGCCATGTGATCGTCAACCTCGGGCGCGCCGAAGGTGTGATCCGCCGCGATCAGCAGATTCCGCGTGAAGCCGCCCGCGTGGGCGAACGTGTGCGTGCGCTGATCATGAAGGTCGAACGCAACAATCGCGGCCCGCAGATTTTCCTGTCGCGCGCGCATCCCGAATTCATGAAGAAGCTGTTCGCGCAGGAAGTGCCCGAAATCTACGATGGCATCATCGAGATCAAGGCCGCCGCACGCGATCCGGGCAGCCGCGCCAAGATCGGCGTGATCAGCCACGACAGCTCGATCGATCCGGTCGGTGCCTGCGTCGGCATGAAGGGCAGCCGCGTTCAGGCCGTGGTGCAGGAACTGCAGGGCGAAAAGATCGACATCATCCCGTGGAGCGAGGATACGGCGACGTTCGTGGTGAACGCGCTGCAGCCGGCAACGGTCAGCCGCGTTGTCATCGACGAGGAAGAAAGCCGCATTGAAGTGGTGGTCCCCGATGATCAGCTTTCGCTGGCAATCGGCCGCCGCGGGCAGAACGTGCGTCTCGCATCGTCGCTCACCAATGCCGCGATCGATATCATGACCGAAGCGGAAGCGAGCGAGAAGCGGCAGAAGGAATTCGCCGAACGTTCGAAGATGTTCGAGGAAGAACTCGATGTCGACGAAACGCTGTCGCAGCTGCTCGTGGCCGAAGGCTTCGCAGAGCTGGAAGAAGTGGCCTATGTCGGCATGGACGAACTGGCCGGCATCGAAGGCTTTGACGAGGAACTGGCCGAAGAACTGCAGAGCCGCGCGCAGGAAGCACTGGAGCGCCGTGAAGAGGCTGCCCGTGAAGAACGCCGTGGCCTGGGTGTTGAAGATGCCTTGGCGGACATGCCGCATCTCACCGAGGCCATGCTGGTGACGCTGGGCAAGGCCGGGATCAAGACGCTGGACGATCTTGCCGATCTGGCGACCGACGAACTGATCGCCAAGAAGCGTGAAGCACCGCGTCGCCGCGATAATGCGCCGGTCCGCCGCGCTCGTACGGATGACAAGGGTGGCGTGCTTGCCACTTATGGTCTGACGGAAGAGCAGGGCAACGAGATCATCATGGCCGCGCGCGCCCACTGGTTCGAAGACGAACCCGCTAACGAGGAGGCCGCCGATGCGGAATCCTCACAATGA
- a CDS encoding DUF448 domain-containing protein, with amino-acid sequence MRNPHNEPLGPDIADGRKARESGPERRCILTGDNAARDALVRLAISPEGPDGVCMVLPDALARAPGRGAWIGVTRAELGAALANGKLKGALARAFKGARLDIPDNLPDLIAQALTRAFLDRLGLEMRAGRLILGTDRIAEQARMGGVAWLGHAADAADDGSRKLDQAWRVGMEAEGSGMGGVRLPLDRATLSVALGRDNVVHLALADESSAERVALPLRRLLQFNGAADAATDDNGERTNASA; translated from the coding sequence ATGCGGAATCCTCACAATGAGCCGCTAGGCCCAGACATCGCTGACGGCCGCAAGGCTCGCGAAAGCGGGCCTGAACGCCGCTGTATCCTGACGGGGGACAACGCCGCTCGGGATGCTTTGGTGCGGCTGGCGATCTCGCCCGAAGGTCCGGACGGTGTCTGTATGGTGCTGCCTGATGCACTGGCGCGTGCGCCAGGGCGCGGCGCATGGATCGGCGTTACCCGTGCGGAACTCGGAGCTGCACTGGCCAACGGCAAGCTCAAGGGGGCGCTGGCCCGCGCTTTCAAAGGTGCGCGTCTCGACATACCCGACAATTTGCCAGACTTGATCGCACAGGCGTTGACGCGCGCTTTTCTCGACCGGCTGGGTCTCGAAATGCGCGCCGGAAGGCTTATCTTGGGAACCGACCGCATTGCGGAACAGGCCCGGATGGGTGGTGTGGCATGGCTTGGCCATGCCGCCGATGCGGCTGACGATGGCTCGCGCAAACTGGATCAGGCCTGGCGCGTGGGTATGGAAGCCGAAGGGTCGGGAATGGGTGGTGTGCGCTTGCCACTGGACCGGGCGACGCTGTCTGTGGCATTGGGCCGCGACAATGTCGTCCACCTGGCGCTTGCCGACGAGTCTTCGGCCGAGAGAGTAGCCTTGCCGCTGCGGCGTTTGCTGCAATTCAACGGGGCCGCAGATGCGGCCACAGACGATAACGGCGAACGGACAAATGCCAGTGCGTGA
- a CDS encoding NUDIX hydrolase, which translates to MTLENSIGRPPHARPAATVVVFRRAPDGGASQILMLIRSKQLSFVGGAAVFPGGKVDPEDRELAATLPGLPNGDMDLEEAAHRITAIRETLEEAGLAIGLAQKISAEDASAARAMLHEGQPLNAVLARFGWTLALDTLVPFARWLPHFKRGPIFDTRFYLADLGTGAVDIAVDGTENTHLFWTTASDALTMAKAGEIQAIFPTRRNLERLAQFDDFAATRAHAESVPVRTVTPWIAEENGERILRIQENHGYPVCWGKLSEAAG; encoded by the coding sequence ATGACACTCGAAAACTCCATCGGGCGGCCGCCCCATGCACGCCCCGCTGCCACCGTCGTCGTGTTTCGCCGCGCCCCGGATGGAGGGGCATCCCAGATCCTGATGTTGATCCGGTCGAAGCAGTTGTCGTTCGTGGGCGGCGCGGCTGTATTCCCTGGTGGGAAAGTCGATCCCGAAGACCGGGAACTGGCAGCCACACTTCCGGGATTGCCCAACGGGGACATGGATCTCGAAGAGGCCGCCCATCGCATTACCGCCATTCGCGAAACGCTGGAAGAAGCAGGGCTGGCGATCGGGCTGGCGCAGAAAATCAGCGCGGAAGATGCCAGTGCTGCCCGGGCCATGCTGCACGAAGGCCAACCCTTGAACGCCGTTCTGGCGCGCTTCGGATGGACACTGGCGCTCGACACCCTGGTGCCCTTCGCCCGTTGGCTGCCCCATTTCAAACGCGGGCCGATTTTCGACACGCGCTTCTATCTGGCCGATCTGGGCACTGGTGCGGTCGATATCGCGGTCGATGGCACGGAGAATACCCACCTGTTCTGGACCACCGCCAGCGATGCCCTGACCATGGCAAAGGCTGGCGAAATTCAGGCGATTTTCCCCACACGCCGCAATCTTGAACGTCTCGCACAGTTTGACGATTTCGCCGCAACCCGCGCCCATGCGGAATCGGTCCCCGTCCGGACTGTCACCCCCTGGATCGCGGAAGAGAACGGCGAACGTATTCTGCGCATACAGGAAAATCATGGTTATCCTGTGTGTTGGGGCAAGTTGTCGGAAGCTGCTGGTTAA
- a CDS encoding queuosine precursor transporter, producing the protein MEQEPKRIEGLASARRQFRYYDIVMAGFVAILLLSNIIGASKPSFITLPNGVEWSFGAGVLFFPISYIIGDVLTEVYGYAHARRVIWTGFAALLFMAFMAWVVVSLPPAKGWPGQEAYEFVFGNSWRIVAASMLAFWAGEFANSYVLARMKLWTGGKHLWTRTIGSTVVGQGLDSLIFYPLAFYGLAGWPPEQLMQVVVSQWLIKTGWEAVLTPVTYVVVGWLKRREGVDVFDSDTDFSPFASTR; encoded by the coding sequence ATGGAGCAGGAACCGAAACGCATCGAAGGTCTGGCCAGCGCACGCAGGCAGTTCCGCTATTACGATATCGTGATGGCCGGCTTTGTCGCAATCCTGCTGCTGTCCAACATTATCGGCGCATCGAAGCCCAGCTTCATCACCCTGCCCAATGGCGTGGAATGGTCATTCGGCGCGGGCGTCCTGTTCTTTCCCATCAGCTACATCATTGGCGATGTCCTGACCGAGGTCTATGGCTATGCCCATGCCCGGCGCGTGATCTGGACGGGTTTCGCCGCGCTCCTGTTCATGGCGTTCATGGCCTGGGTGGTGGTTTCGCTGCCCCCGGCGAAAGGCTGGCCCGGACAGGAAGCCTACGAATTCGTATTCGGCAACAGCTGGCGCATCGTCGCCGCCTCGATGCTGGCATTCTGGGCGGGCGAATTCGCCAATTCCTATGTGCTGGCGCGTATGAAGCTGTGGACCGGGGGCAAGCACCTCTGGACGCGCACGATCGGCTCCACTGTGGTCGGTCAGGGGCTCGACAGCCTGATCTTCTATCCTCTCGCCTTTTATGGGCTGGCGGGCTGGCCTCCGGAACAGCTTATGCAGGTGGTCGTGTCGCAATGGCTGATCAAGACCGGCTGGGAAGCGGTGTTGACCCCGGTAACCTATGTCGTGGTCGGCTGGCTGAAGCGCCGCGAAGGGGTCGATGTGTTTGACAGCGACACCGATTTTTCCCCATTCGCTTCCACGCGTTGA
- the recF gene encoding DNA replication/repair protein RecF (All proteins in this family for which functions are known are DNA-binding proteins that assist the filamentation of RecA onto DNA for the initiation of recombination or recombinational repair.) has translation MALDRITLSHFRNHEESRLDGSARFNLLIGENGAGKTNVLEALSLFAPGRGLRRAPLVDMAMKPAPGTDQASEIGGFAVSASLDCGDGRDPVRLGTGARGDKPGRRLVQINGADSSAMALGEWLAISWLTPAMDGLFTDSAGVRRRYLDRLTLALDPGHAQRATRYETALRERNRLLDGDADPDPAWMDAIEAQLAEHGAALCAGRVMLVERLNQALETLPDQPFARPVLSYVSGGPTNEAGLADDLRRNRQRDRAARRTLSGPHRDELNVAMAGKGLPASACSTGEQKAMLIAITLAHAHLAARGRPGILLLDEVAAHLDPIRRGALFDRLGDTGTQVWMTGTEMPPFEAIRDEAAIWYVNGGAVQRAA, from the coding sequence ATGGCGCTCGACCGCATAACCCTGTCGCATTTCCGCAATCATGAAGAGAGCAGGCTGGATGGGAGCGCACGCTTCAATCTGCTGATCGGTGAAAACGGCGCGGGCAAGACCAATGTCCTCGAAGCTTTGTCGCTTTTCGCGCCCGGCCGCGGGCTGCGCCGCGCCCCGCTGGTCGATATGGCCATGAAACCCGCCCCCGGCACAGATCAGGCCAGCGAGATTGGCGGGTTCGCCGTCAGCGCCTCGCTGGATTGCGGGGATGGTCGCGATCCCGTTCGCCTCGGCACGGGCGCGCGCGGCGACAAACCCGGCCGGCGTCTGGTTCAGATCAACGGAGCTGACAGCAGCGCGATGGCCCTGGGCGAATGGCTGGCGATCAGTTGGCTAACGCCTGCCATGGATGGCCTGTTTACCGACAGCGCAGGGGTGCGCAGGCGCTATCTCGACCGCCTCACTCTGGCGCTCGACCCCGGCCATGCGCAGCGTGCGACGCGCTATGAAACCGCCTTGCGGGAACGCAACCGCCTGCTTGATGGCGATGCCGATCCCGATCCGGCATGGATGGACGCCATCGAGGCCCAACTGGCGGAACACGGTGCCGCGCTTTGTGCAGGCCGCGTCATGCTGGTCGAACGGCTCAATCAGGCGCTGGAAACCTTGCCTGACCAGCCGTTTGCCCGGCCCGTGCTGTCCTATGTCAGTGGTGGACCGACGAACGAAGCCGGTCTGGCCGACGACCTGCGTCGCAATCGCCAGCGCGACAGAGCCGCCCGGCGCACGTTAAGCGGCCCCCACCGCGATGAGCTGAATGTTGCCATGGCCGGCAAAGGACTGCCCGCTTCTGCCTGTTCCACGGGCGAGCAGAAGGCCATGCTGATTGCGATCACGCTGGCCCATGCCCATCTCGCCGCACGCGGGCGGCCCGGCATCCTGTTGCTGGATGAAGTCGCTGCCCATCTCGACCCGATCCGGCGCGGGGCCCTGTTTGACCGGTTGGGCGACACCGGCACGCAAGTCTGGATGACGGGGACGGAAATGCCTCCGTTCGAGGCCATCCGGGATGAAGCCGCCATCTGGTATGTCAACGGCGGTGCCGTGCAGAGGGCCGCCTAG
- the leuD gene encoding 3-isopropylmalate dehydratase small subunit, whose protein sequence is MDPVNEVGGRAIPFGRKNVDTDIIIPAHWLKTISREGLGRGAFEALRQDPANIFDQDEFKGAPILIAGDNFGCGSSREHAAWALLDLGIKAVIAPSFSDIFSGNAFKNGILTVVLPQEQVDRLLEVAQTETVTIDLETQTVTTPFQDRFSFEIDPFRKHCLLNGLDEVGLTLAKNDAISGYEARQAVDLPWFAKGTGLAA, encoded by the coding sequence ATGGATCCCGTGAACGAAGTCGGCGGCCGGGCGATCCCGTTCGGGCGCAAGAATGTCGATACCGACATTATCATCCCGGCGCATTGGCTGAAGACGATCAGCCGCGAAGGGCTGGGGCGCGGGGCATTTGAAGCCCTGCGTCAGGACCCTGCCAATATCTTCGATCAGGACGAATTCAAAGGCGCACCGATCCTGATTGCGGGCGATAACTTCGGATGCGGTTCCAGCCGTGAACATGCGGCATGGGCTTTGCTCGATCTGGGCATCAAGGCCGTGATCGCACCAAGTTTCTCCGACATCTTTTCCGGCAATGCGTTCAAGAACGGCATTCTCACCGTGGTCCTGCCGCAGGAACAGGTCGACCGCCTGCTTGAAGTGGCGCAGACGGAAACTGTGACGATCGATCTCGAAACGCAGACGGTCACCACCCCGTTTCAGGACCGGTTTTCGTTCGAAATCGATCCGTTTCGCAAGCACTGCCTGCTGAACGGGCTTGACGAAGTTGGCCTGACACTGGCCAAGAATGATGCCATTTCCGGTTACGAAGCGCGCCAGGCTGTTGATTTGCCGTGGTTTGCCAAAGGCACCGGGCTGGCCGCCTGA
- the grxD gene encoding Grx4 family monothiol glutaredoxin, whose amino-acid sequence MSDTNSRIADIVNSNDVVLFMKGTPLFPQCGFSSRAVAILEHCGVEFASVDVLQDMDIRQAIKSYSDWPTIPQLYVKGEFVGGSDIMMEMFEAGELQQLLQDQQVTN is encoded by the coding sequence ATGTCTGACACCAATTCCCGCATTGCCGATATCGTCAACTCAAACGATGTCGTCCTGTTCATGAAGGGCACCCCGCTCTTTCCGCAATGCGGCTTTTCCAGCCGTGCGGTCGCCATTCTGGAACATTGCGGTGTCGAATTCGCCAGCGTGGATGTGCTGCAGGACATGGACATCCGCCAAGCCATCAAATCCTATTCGGATTGGCCGACCATTCCCCAGCTCTATGTAAAGGGTGAATTCGTGGGCGGCAGCGACATCATGATGGAAATGTTCGAAGCCGGCGAATTGCAGCAATTGCTGCAGGATCAACAAGTCACCAACTGA
- a CDS encoding BolA/IbaG family iron-sulfur metabolism protein, giving the protein MPMAADDIAAMIKAALPDADVEITDLAGDGDHYAARVTSAAFVGKNRVQQHKMVYEALGGNMGGTLHALQLTTAVPN; this is encoded by the coding sequence ATGCCGATGGCGGCAGACGACATAGCGGCGATGATCAAGGCCGCCCTGCCCGACGCCGACGTCGAGATCACTGATCTTGCCGGCGACGGGGACCATTATGCTGCCCGCGTGACCTCTGCCGCATTTGTCGGCAAGAACCGTGTGCAGCAGCACAAGATGGTTTACGAAGCGCTTGGCGGCAACATGGGCGGCACACTCCACGCCTTGCAACTGACGACCGCCGTCCCCAACTGA
- a CDS encoding DUF805 domain-containing protein — translation MEWMILPLKRYADFNGRSRRMEYWMFALFSVLAMLALVLLIVGIGYLTGNLGAMESTGFSLFYALIGIGVLVWLGAFFIPSIAVSVRRLHDRDLSGWWYLGAMVGGMIPFIGPLISIAYLVFMFLPGTPGPNRFGPDPKDPAQVSVFA, via the coding sequence ATGGAATGGATGATCTTGCCGCTCAAGCGTTATGCCGACTTCAACGGGCGTTCGCGGCGCATGGAATACTGGATGTTCGCGCTGTTCAGCGTGCTGGCGATGCTTGCGCTCGTACTGCTCATCGTCGGGATTGGTTACCTGACCGGCAATCTGGGTGCGATGGAAAGTACGGGCTTCAGCCTGTTTTATGCGCTTATCGGGATCGGGGTGCTGGTCTGGCTTGGGGCGTTTTTCATCCCTTCGATCGCGGTCAGTGTGCGCCGGTTGCATGATCGCGATCTTTCGGGCTGGTGGTATCTGGGCGCCATGGTTGGCGGCATGATCCCGTTTATCGGCCCGCTTATTTCCATCGCCTATCTCGTGTTCATGTTCTTGCCTGGCACCCCCGGGCCGAACCGTTTCGGCCCCGATCCCAAGGATCCGGCCCAGGTCAGCGTTTTCGCGTGA
- a CDS encoding SufE family protein, giving the protein MRSLDDIRDEYEFLEGDERYRLLIELGRELEPMPDALKTDATLVRGCSAAVWIYPTQDGDRLHFLADSNAAITKGIVALVLSAVQDRPAGEVAAMDVMGALAPFDLKNQLSSNRTQGVPNMIALIRDTAARIAAD; this is encoded by the coding sequence ATGCGCTCCCTCGACGATATCCGCGACGAATACGAATTTCTCGAAGGCGATGAACGATATCGCCTTTTGATCGAACTGGGGCGCGAACTGGAACCGATGCCCGATGCGCTGAAGACCGACGCCACGCTGGTGCGCGGCTGTTCGGCGGCAGTATGGATCTACCCCACGCAAGATGGTGACCGACTCCATTTTCTAGCCGATTCGAATGCCGCCATCACCAAAGGCATCGTGGCACTGGTGCTGTCCGCAGTGCAGGATCGCCCCGCCGGCGAAGTCGCCGCAATGGATGTGATGGGCGCACTTGCCCCGTTCGATCTGAAGAATCAGCTTTCTTCCAATCGCACGCAGGGCGTCCCTAATATGATCGCGCTGATCCGCGACACCGCCGCACGCATCGCCGCAGACTGA
- a CDS encoding BA14K family protein, translating to MKLVGIAMALSLAFGGTAMAHDTNYRHSHEYSRYQSGTQLAYRDNDRRYNDRRHDRRYDDRRYDRRSDHRYERRYERPRHWRHSNSRWDRHVRACYRKYRHYDPRTDRYLSRSGYWKRCRA from the coding sequence ATGAAACTTGTTGGCATCGCGATGGCGTTGTCCCTGGCGTTTGGCGGAACGGCCATGGCCCATGACACGAATTACCGTCACAGCCATGAATACAGCCGCTATCAGTCGGGTACGCAGCTTGCCTATCGGGACAATGATCGGCGCTATAATGATCGCAGGCATGATCGACGATATGACGATCGACGCTACGATCGCAGGTCCGATCATCGCTACGAGCGGCGGTACGAGCGACCCCGCCATTGGCGTCATTCCAACAGCCGCTGGGACCGCCATGTGCGCGCCTGCTACCGCAAATACCGGCACTATGATCCGCGAACGGATCGTTATCTGTCCCGCTCCGGTTACTGGAAGCGGTGTCGCGCATAA